A stretch of DNA from Trichomycterus rosablanca isolate fTriRos1 chromosome 1, fTriRos1.hap1, whole genome shotgun sequence:
cccccaattttctcccctaatctagtcgtgtccaattaccctgattgcgtcctctatactgattcgacccttcaccgctgactgaggacgcctctcaactgacatacgccctctccggcacgtacagtcagtacagactgcatttttcacctgcacgagtcgagttcatacactgacgggcactgtgtacggagggccacaccaccatcagcattattcctcagccctgtgcaggcgccatcagtcagccagcaggggccgcagttgcactacttatgaggacctatgagccaacttttttacccctaaccctatgaacaacagccaatcgttgttcatgcagccgccaaACACactcggaaggcagagctgagattcgatacgatgtattcgaaaacgcAACTCTGGTGCgttagcgtactttaccgcttcgcatctttatttagttttttcaccttattactagccctaaattgcccccgtaccaacttttttttggaatgtgttgcaggcctgaaatgcaggaatgaaggtttattaataaatgaaatgaagttgagcagataaaacatgaaatatctcaggttcattctgtttgcaatcaaaaaaagttaatgtatggaacactgcatttttattttatttagcattttccatactgtcccaactttttctgatttggggttgtagataaaaTGTTTGATTTTGCTAAATAACATGAAAGAAATATAGATTCTAAAACAGGGCAATGATTCAAGATTATTTTAGAATGTACAAACAGAAATCAGAAAGGAACAGTTGAGTTTAGCCTATAAGAAAGAAAAAGCTGAATCTGTTGGAATGGCTATAACAGCTCCATATTCTGAACAGCGTTCAAATCTGTGGGTAGACTTTAACAAATATTAAACACTTGCAAATGTTTTGTAATTAATCAAcctgaaacaagttttaaagtttAATAATTAGACTTGTTTACTTATTTCATGTCTCTAAGCAGACTGGACTAGCACAAGTTTAATATTGACATTAGTGAAAACAAAGcttcagtgaaaacaaaaacaaaggccATAACTGGtggaagtgcttctatagaGCCAATGAATGATATTGCTAATGTAACGGGCATGGAAAACTTACCAATGAATGTAACAATAACAAAGAAAGCCACTCCTCCTGCAGTGTTTATGAGACTGTCCAATCACGCGTCgagtttttttaaattgacGTAAGTGTTAACCAATGAACGAGGAGATCTAAAAGTACTCGGGCCTGCCTCCTCAGAGAATGCTAGAGATACTCGGTAATGGCGACAGGTTTGGTaagtaaaaaacatttaaagaacGATTACAAAGAAGCGAAACATTGATGTTAATCTGTTAATTCTGTTATACGTGTGACAATAATCGTTTGTTTTGCTCTGGTCTTTAAAACAGCTGTCATTCATTATTTCGTTTGCAAATGGCAACTTCAGTTCAGTGTTTTTCATAACGACGTTGGTTGTTTTTCTTGCGGCTGACAGTTACCATCGCAGTCAGTTCATTTACCACTTAATTACATCCTCGTACACGGGTGGATTTATACAGTGTCTAACATGACGTGATGAATGTAATACCACGGTAAATACTGTTTCTTCATTCATTGCGATACTCGGAAGGACTTGGAGCGCCATGTCTCAACTTGTTGACATTCTTTTGTTTGCAGTCGTGAAGGTGTGAACTGTTTGACAACGCAAAAGAAACATATACACTAGAATTgagttatatttatataatgctATTTAAATGTGCTGTGTGTACGATGTCGATTTTCAAACAATTTACGTGTAATTAAAGTTGTCAGATTACTTTACTAGGACATACATTCTGTTTCTTTGTTAATATTATGTAACCTATGAAATACTAACTAGTTTTCTTAATCGATTTAATCATTTTGTGAATGAAGATTTGTCATTGATCGATGGATCTCACTCTCGCTGGTATCCAACAATGTGATTAATGTTAAcagctgataaaaaaaaaagaacattttaacgGCTTCGATTTCCAAATTCAAACAACTAACTTCCTTAATTAAAATTCGCACACTCTCATGAAATGGTGTTCCTCCGATTGGATGTCATTAATCGGGAATTAAATCTCGATTTTATCCGAGTGTTGTTACGCagttatgaatgaatgaatgcagtaGCGCATGCGCGAAGTCCTCTAAGTTTATAAACAAGCTTGCGTGCAAGGCGGTCACGTGACCTACAGTCCTTCTATGCTCAAGTCAGTGAACAAAGAAATGCGGATCCTTCATGTTTTCTTTATAAAGCTGTCATTTTATCGCagttctttattttttgttttaggaCTTAAATTGACCCATCTTTACTCGTTTTTGCTGGCGTACTGCCTCTGCTATAGTTTTACCGCACGGCAGAGATTGGCAGGGAGATTGCTTAGTAGCCAGCTGGCACTTCTTGTAAAAACTGTTCTTAAAAGAATCGAACACAAACGATTCATCGATTCAGTTGTTGATTCTCAaagttattaattattttactaaAAAACAGGTTTAAACAGTGCTTTATATATGTTTTACTATATAAACAGCACAGCACACTATTTAACACTTTCCACATTTATCTTGATTTGCAGCCTAGCCTGGTGACATGGTGTAATATGGTGTGGGAAGTGAAGACTCAACCAGTCTCTAAAAGAGTTAAGGAGCCCCAGACAGACTGTTCAGGCATGGACAAGGCATTTGACCTACTTAAGTGTAATGAGGACCTGCCAACCTCACCAGGGTGCCCTTCCAGTGAAGGCCAAATAGAATATGGTAAATACACACAACAACTGTTTTCATCTGTTTTTCTATTGTAGCTGTATATAGTTAATGTGAAAGTTAgaaaatgatgtgtgttgttacGTTGTTTTCTTTGATTTTTACAGATGACTTGCCAGAGCTGCAGGAGGTGCAGGATGACCAGTTGTCCCAAGAAGTGTTTCAGGTGACCCCAGGTATATCACACGAAGAAGGGCCTGAGCAGGACTGGAGCCTGCAGTCAGAGAGCAGTAGCTCCTCCAATACAAACTGGCTTACAGAGCTAGCCAACATTGCCACAAGTCCCCAAAGTCCCCTACTGCAGAATACCCCTCACCCCAGGTCAGcagattttcatttttttagttttatataTACAATTTCTATTTTTAGATATAATACATAGTTTCCACAGagaatgtttttgtgttgttttattattttgtcctTTTACAAGACAGAGTTACAAAAGGTTAAACTCCCTTAATAAGATAAATATTGATATTTTGAATATTGATTGAACATATTGAATATTGATTAGTTGTTCAGTATGATTCAGAAtcacatttttactttaaaaaacccCCAGAAATGACCGTACAGTATCTatactgaataaaaaaatgtattttgtttgcAGGTCCTCTCCTGTGCACATTTATGCCAGCAGTAGCAGTAGTTTACATTCCTATGCCCGTCCTCCTTTGGCGTCCAGCAGTGCTCCCAGTCCAGCTCGAAGCCACATGAGAGAGCGCCGCCGCATCAGGGTACAGTATTTATAAAAAGAAATCTTCTGCAAATGTAATAATTAGCACCTGTTGTGTGTGTCTATCATATATTAGTTACATTTGTTAATTAATATGACTtcttttacatgttttaaacttattttaGGCCAGCAGTGAGTCTGATTCAGGGGTGTTCTCTATGTCCTCACTGTTGGACGACTATGACATGGGATGGTCCCATTCTTGGCCCTCCACAGTCTGGCACTGTTTTTTGAAAGGTAACTACACAGTATAAACAAACACTTCTTTtatttgaatgaatgaatgattggatttattgttattttatttcaaaatacaatgaaattttCTGTGCAACTCcttggaaaaaaaagaaacatgaaaCATAAGCTGTCACATACACAACAATGAAGTCCTTAAATATTAAGAAGAATTGTACCTACTTTTTTGAGGTGTAAGATTACATCTATATAAAGCATTACACGGATAAAGTGTTCCCACTAAGTGATAAAAGTTTTTCCGTTTGTTTGACAGCACCCAGCTGACCTATGTGTCAGTTGCACAACAGCCATTTTATGAATGAGCTGTTGATGGGGAAGTAGTCCCCCCTTCTGGTACATGTGCACCACTgcattaaagaaaaaagaacaaaacaagcTAAGAGCAAAACAAGCTGAGGGTCAGGGGAGGGGCACAGGCCCAGGAGTCATCCGAGATGAATGTTTTTTCCCCACCCACAACTTTTAAGCCTTTTTACTAACATGAAATGTTTAGTTAAAACGTATTTAAGTTTACCCTAAATGAACcctacacatacagttacaatTGAAAATAATCACCTCCTCcaagaaaataagtatttattatctttttaatttattttcattttgctttaaaattaaaaaatcattatcagttgaatgatacagcaaatgcacaaaaaataaatggtGTACTGAAAACCTACGGCTGGTCTGTATGTAAGATGGGTTACACCATAATTAATCCATCAGGACTCAATAACAatccttaatttgcttcagatgtgatgtttgtttattaggattttaacgtcatgctttacactttggttacatttatgacaggaacggtagttactcattacacaagattcatcagttcacaaggttatatcgaacacagtcatggacaatttagtatctgtctttggactgtgggaggaaaccggagcacccggagtaaacccacgcagacacgtggagaacatgcaaactccacacagaaaggacccggaccgccccacctggggatcgaacccaggaccgtcttgctgtaaggcgacagtgctacccacttagccaccgtgccgcagatgtgatgtgttatataaacaacaTGCTGAGATTTAAGTGTTCAAGGTGTACATAATGGGTGGActagaatacatttacattttcagcatttagcagatactctTATCCAGAGTAAGTGCTTCCACAATACATTGGAATACATTAGAAGGTATTAGGATAGACCTGCAGAGCTCTGGGAAACAGTTCTATGAAGTGActaatcaaaactggaactgctTGGACATATGGATCAGCAGTTTGTCTGGTGCAAAAAAGGCCAGACTTAAGACCAGAAGAAAACTATCCCTATGGTAGAGCAGGAAGGTGGATCAGTCAtgatgtggggttgtttttctaCTGGACCTGGCAATCTGTGATGGTGTAATATCACAGTGTTTTGAGGTTTTGCCATTtgtggtgaaattgaaccttgATCATAATTGGATTTTTCAGTCCAATTATCAGTGAATCCCAGTCcacaagagaggtgtcagaagtGTCAAAAGAGGTGTCAAagacacacattacacacacacacacatgtgaagaaaagtttttttttaatcctggGACTTCTTGGAAAAAGACgttgccatgggcactgattcacccccgtaccatgacagatgttgacttttgcaccttttactgTTGCAAAAAGAAATTGATGACCGgttttccaaaaacaagctgaacctTGGACTCATCAGATCATCAAAGATGAGCTTGGTCCCAGATATATTGGAAGACTGTGTTCACAATGATTTTTTGAAGTACACCCAAACCCACATGGCTATATTATCACAGTAACTTGACAGTTTCCCATGCAATGCCACCTGAAAGCTCAAagttcacacacattcaactacacagactgagatcacCCCAGAttccttaaaaaaaattctgaatAATATGAACAGAAGATAGTGAAAAACtacattatttgcatttttgcattaggaaatgttctttttgaattgATTAACATATATGTCCTGAAGTTTGGCACAGATGTTTGAGCCAAgatccatcattgcttgtaaagactgatgCTTTGGTGAATTCTCCTTTTATTTCCAGACATGTTTtcttgttaccaattcacctgcttattgtggaatgtttcaaaacaaaTTTTTTTGGAGTGTTGCAGGTATACATTCTAAATTGTttctgtttacaaaatacaatgaaattgatcagtgaaaacatttgaaatcttttatttctagttttgtcagtaaaataaagatttaagagaattaccaaatcacagattctgcTTTTCATTGCGATTTACAATGGTCTTCTTAAAATAGGGTTTTAGATAGGGTTTTGTATGTAGTTGAGGTCTTCATTTTGTCATATGTAAATATCTGTAGGTATATTATTTAAGCCTTACTCTaaggttttttattttactgccgCTACTTTAAATTAGATGTGTTAAAATAGTTGTCTTAAAAGTAGCTGAAGTAGCATTCTTGTTTCTgcgactaaataaataaacggtTAAAGTCATAGCAAGCATAATACACATCTCTTTCTGTACAGTTAGCTCAAAATTTCTCAAGTGGAAAGACTGAAACCACAAGTAACAGGTGTGCCAACAACACAATGATCCCgagcatacagccaaaataaCTCAAGACTGGTTTCTAAAAAAGAAAGGTGACAGCGCTTGCATTGCCAATTTAAACTCCTATATTAATCTCGTGTCCAATTATCTTTTTAAGATTATACTTCATATTTGTTTTGCCTAGCTGTTTTTCTAGTCACCTTTATATAGTTTCACTATAGCGCATTCATACTCTCAGATGAGGCTGTATTACCCTTTTAaccctggttcctctcaagatgTTTTCCGGTGCCCTATAAAGCTGATTTGTGACTGTGTCTGATGTTAATGTGCTTTGTAAATAAAGCTGAATAAAACAAACTTTACATTATAATTAGTGCCAAGTAAAAATGAATATCACATAAACAATGAATATGTATCTAAAATGTACGAGTAACCAAGCTGCCACATTTTTTATGAGCATATGAAAGTGGCACAAATCTAAATTGTACATAGTAATTGTCATTCACTGCTGTTAATTAATGTGTGTAAAATTGTGCCACTTGTCATGCGTTGTGAACGTAggctttgtcttgtcttgtttgcGTAGGCACACGACTGCGCTTTCACAAAGGGCCAAACGTGGAGTGGCAGGAGGCAGAGGACCTGGCTGAGTCTGAGGATGAGTCTGATGAGGAAGGTGGCATGCACTTAAATCCCTTTAAGGTAATGtattagtttatatatatattgtaaaaggCTATCAAATGTTACATCATGCTTTATAGCTCTGGACTTTCCCTTATTTGCATAACCACTGACATGCATTACAAGGTATGTCCACAAGGGTGTAGTGCTGTCTAATTCTGCCCTTCATCTAAAAGCAGCagcattaaaaattaaaatttatttaaaaagtcattaaataaataaataaaatatgcaaataaaaaacggaAAACAGAAATTGGCCCATCAATACAAAATGCAATGAATGTGGGCTTTTTTTTACACTGATGTTTAGTGATGTTTATTGCTCACATCCAGACTAATGCTCTATGAGATTGATATGGTTAAATATCTGTGTAAATGTGGAGAAGAGGAAAAGttattagtgtttatttatatgttaACAGCTGACATGATAACAAagtattatataaaatgtatcacaGAATGTAATTTGGAAGTCGGTGAATCCGTAAGTTTGGACTCTGTAGATCAGGGATGCCTCGcgaaatattttagaaataaaatttaaGTTGGCTCAGTATTAAGcaggttttaaaaaaaacagcttgaacTGTTTGTACTCTGGTCGTCGCTATCAcataaaataaatctaaaacatTTTCCATGTTCTTTCCACTACCTCAAAACATTAAAGTTACACCTACATTATCGTTCCCGAGTTTTGGATAAACTTGGCGGCTCCaaagaaacaaatattttttcaattttttcaCTGAGTTCAGTGGAAAGTGTGTCTGTTTAATTTAAATAGGTATAATAATCTTCTTATTAGAATTATAAACTGTTGataggattataaactgtaaaattagcaaaatcttagtttacacaacactgtaAAAGACAGATAATTAGTTACTTAAATTTgaagtgtaattgttagtaatcaagcaggtctattatatttttatttgttttattacaaaagagACTGTGGCTTGTATTGgcatatttttacttcatttggcccccaacaagaacagggattatactattattactaaAGTAGATTGAGATATTGATATTGTAAGTGTGAGATTGCTAGGTGTTGTGTTGACGCTGCAGTGGTAATATAACTTTGCAGAATTATGGATCTGAGGGGTTGAAGCTGGTGGCTCTGGAGGAAACTGTGTCTTTCGGTCAGTCTGTTCTGAAATTGACATTCGACCCTGGTTCACCAGAGGCTGGTCATCTAACTGCAGAGTGTCAATTAGACCATCCATTCTTTGTGAAAAATAAAGGTAAACAAACACTAGCTGTGGTTATAATgttcatttgttttaaaatgcaagTTAAAATGTTGCTTGTGGATGTATTGAAGTATTTGTGTGATGGCATTTTCTTCTTTGAAATGTTGCATTAGTATATATATTAAAGCAGTGTGTGTCTGTCATAGGGTGGTCTTCCTTTTGTCCAAGCCTTACAGTGGTGCAGCACGGCATCCCCTGTTATGATATGCAGGTTGGGGATTTGTGTCTACCTCCAGGACACCGTGATGCCATCAAATGTGATGACTCAACTGTTTTTGACACTTTCAGGAGGTAGAAACTGTTTAATAATGCTAAAATTTTTGTCGGCCTTAACAAGAATTTTGTTGTCGAATGTATGATGTGTTTTTTCCCCCCACAGTTATGACTTCACCCCTCTGGACTCGTCTGCTGTGTATGTTCTGAGCAGCATGGCACGCCAAAGAAGAGCCTCTCAGTCCAGCGGGGGTACTGTGAGTCCTGACTTTGACAAACTTGATGCCTCTGGCTCGTTCCACTATTCCCCCAGTAGCAAATCACATCGTAGCCACTCCTCAGGGAGCAGTGGATCCACGCCCACAAAGTGCAAACGTCCAATGAATGCCTTTATGCTCTTTGCGAAGAAGTATCGTGTGGAGTTTACACAGATGTATCCTGGAAAGGATAACAGGTGTGTAAATGGTGCACAACAGTTGTTAACagcagtaatatttatttaaaaatattgaaTGATTGTAgagaaaaataccttgaagCAGGGGTTTCATtccattttatttcatgaaagTACACAGCCAATGCCTCCCCAAAGTAAGTAGACAGAATTAGACAGAAAGTGAGAAACTATTCAAATATACCAATAAAAATGTCTTTACtgcatctttatttttattatttatcacgagttattatttaaaatgatcagAACTTGGCAAAAACATGctataatttattgtttattgatcAACTTGATTAAATGCCTTTGTTCATCTGGATCAACCACAGTCTGATCCATATtatgtgtttatggcattttTAGCAAGACAAAGCGACTTAGAACTGTGACTGTGCGGTTTAATGGTCTTACTCAAGGGCCTAACATCGGCAGCTTGGCAGATGtggagcttaaaccagcaaccaatTACTAAACACAGCTTAACacaaattaacaaataatctaaaaaatatatatgatttGTAAGAATATTTTTAATTGTCTCCCACATATAAAAGTAATTttgtggtgcccaggtggcacagcgggatattctgctagcacaccagtgccgagattctgaactcctcggttcgaaactcgacattgccaccggtcggctgggcgccatctagcgggcataattggcagtgcctgcagcagacagggttctgctagggcgggatgaacggactgtgtgggtggggtcttcaaacgctgtgtaaggaccctgattggcagatagagaggcgcctgtgcagagtgcatgggtgaaaaagggttccgcaaagggctgtgCGCAGGTCGGAgaaggtgtgagcagcaatatacccacctcacctgcaatcagggatcccccagcagcgaaagacaaattgactacactaaattgggagaaaatgcataaaaaagtgaCCAGAACTGGGTAAAAACATACTATAGcagttttgtttaattatgAACTGGATTTAGGGCCGTTGTTCATCTGGATCAACTACAGTCTGATCTGTTTTAAGTGTTTATGGCATTTTTAGCAaaacactttttatccaaagcgacttacaaccaTATTATGTGACCATAAACAATACAGACAATTGGGGGTTAAttaccttgctcaagggcctaacagtggcagcatggcagaccagcaaccttccaattactagtccagtaccttaaccacaaaactACAACAGAGCACATGTGTATTGATTAGATAACTTGTTAAAAGTATATTCCTGTGTGTGGGTTGAAAAGCTGAAAT
This window harbors:
- the hbp1 gene encoding HMG box-containing protein 1 isoform X1: MATGLPSLVTWCNMVWEVKTQPVSKRVKEPQTDCSGMDKAFDLLKCNEDLPTSPGCPSSEGQIEYDDLPELQEVQDDQLSQEVFQVTPGISHEEGPEQDWSLQSESSSSSNTNWLTELANIATSPQSPLLQNTPHPRSSPVHIYASSSSSLHSYARPPLASSSAPSPARSHMRERRRIRASSESDSGVFSMSSLLDDYDMGWSHSWPSTVWHCFLKGTRLRFHKGPNVEWQEAEDLAESEDESDEEGGMHLNPFKNYGSEGLKLVALEETVSFGQSVLKLTFDPGSPEAGHLTAECQLDHPFFVKNKGWSSFCPSLTVVQHGIPCYDMQVGDLCLPPGHRDAIKCDDSTVFDTFRSYDFTPLDSSAVYVLSSMARQRRASQSSGGTVSPDFDKLDASGSFHYSPSSKSHRSHSSGSSGSTPTKCKRPMNAFMLFAKKYRVEFTQMYPGKDNRAISVILGDKWKKMKNEERRMYTMEAKALAEEQKRLNPDCWKRKRTNSGCGRSTQQGSQQNQPEVSCRAIKKD
- the hbp1 gene encoding HMG box-containing protein 1 isoform X2, translated to MATGLPSLVTWCNMVWEVKTQPVSKRVKEPQTDCSGMDKAFDLLKCNEDLPTSPGCPSSEGQIEYDDLPELQEVQDDQLSQEVFQVTPGISHEEGPEQDWSLQSESSSSSNTNWLTELANIATSPQSPLLQNTPHPRSSPVHIYASSSSSLHSYARPPLASSSAPSPARSHMRERRRIRASSESDSGVFSMSSLLDDYDMGWSHSWPSTVWHCFLKGTRLRFHKGPNVEWQEAEDLAESEDESDEEGGMHLNPFKNYGSEGLKLVALEETVSFGQSVLKLTFDPGSPEAGHLTAECQLDHPFFVKNKGWSSFCPSLTVVQHGIPCYDMQVGDLCLPPGHRDAIKCDDSTVFDTFRSYDFTPLDSSAVYVLSSMARQRRASQSSGGTVSPDFDKLDASGSFHYSPSSKSHRSHSSGSSGSTPTKCKRPMNAFMLFAKKYRVEFTQMYPGKDNRAISVILGDKWKKMKNEERRMYTMEAKALAEEQKRLNPDCWKRKRTNSGSQQNQPEVSCRAIKKD
- the hbp1 gene encoding HMG box-containing protein 1 isoform X3, encoding MVWEVKTQPVSKRVKEPQTDCSGMDKAFDLLKCNEDLPTSPGCPSSEGQIEYDDLPELQEVQDDQLSQEVFQVTPGISHEEGPEQDWSLQSESSSSSNTNWLTELANIATSPQSPLLQNTPHPRSSPVHIYASSSSSLHSYARPPLASSSAPSPARSHMRERRRIRASSESDSGVFSMSSLLDDYDMGWSHSWPSTVWHCFLKGTRLRFHKGPNVEWQEAEDLAESEDESDEEGGMHLNPFKNYGSEGLKLVALEETVSFGQSVLKLTFDPGSPEAGHLTAECQLDHPFFVKNKGWSSFCPSLTVVQHGIPCYDMQVGDLCLPPGHRDAIKCDDSTVFDTFRSYDFTPLDSSAVYVLSSMARQRRASQSSGGTVSPDFDKLDASGSFHYSPSSKSHRSHSSGSSGSTPTKCKRPMNAFMLFAKKYRVEFTQMYPGKDNRAISVILGDKWKKMKNEERRMYTMEAKALAEEQKRLNPDCWKRKRTNSGCGRSTQQGSQQNQPEVSCRAIKKD